Proteins found in one Gimesia chilikensis genomic segment:
- a CDS encoding bifunctional serine/threonine-protein kinase/formylglycine-generating enzyme family protein — protein MNEESIFNAAIAIDSTEERDQFLDSACGDNLELRQAVQRLLKLSDSAGGFLEHPILEVPPDFDGVKPITVSGNRFTPDAGCEGALAGTDMKQNPHCVSDEAPLSYLEPASREDSLGLLGHYEVLNVVGKGAFGMVLRAFDTKLERIVAIKVLAPEMASMSPARKRFLREARTSARIRHENVVRIHSVEEEPIPYLVMEFIPGRTLQQQIEERGPLDLPSVLRLGKQIAEGLAAAHAQDLIHRDIKPGNILLEGDMEERVKITDFGLARTVDDASMTQSGMIAGTPMYMAPEQANGHNLDQRADLFSLGSVLYQMVSGRPPFRAPSTIAVLKRVTEETPRSILEIIPETPSWICELIGHLHAKNPAERYSSAREVSELLERCADDLQAGRIPEIPDPSKTATETPVDVSATRPRRSKILRQSPLMKVAAAVVIILGLAGFTEATGVTKFASTVIRLTTGSGTLVIETDDPGLRVAINGEEVTISGGGVEELTLRPGEYEVTALKDGKPVNQELVAITRNGRKVVRMSLEPNTIISKSLGTRSATDWHGWPADAPKPARVPFDDEQAKSYQEAWAKYYNVPVEFENNIGMKFCLIPAGEFVMGSSEEEIKKLLAEAREKKMPDWFMEKIPTEGPQHKVTLTTPFSLGIHPVTRGQFRQFVEATGYKTDAEEDGKGGYGRRDGKWIQSPEFLWNTNPGFETGQTDTHPVVNVSWNDAVAFCKWLSSEAKGTYRLPTEAEWEFACRAGNPGLFCFGDDQSRLADYAWYGGMGGLGTKPVGQKAKNAFGIFDIHGNVWEWCHDGFALYDAANMIDPVGNNRFQLRVARGGAFSTQPSAVRSARRSDGTPTTRYYANGFRVLLAAESVNQPHHE, from the coding sequence CCTATCCTGGAAGTCCCTCCTGATTTCGATGGAGTCAAGCCGATAACCGTTAGCGGAAATCGATTCACGCCCGACGCCGGATGCGAAGGGGCTCTCGCGGGAACGGATATGAAACAGAATCCACATTGCGTGAGCGATGAAGCTCCCCTCAGCTATCTCGAACCGGCGTCTCGTGAGGACTCACTTGGGCTGCTGGGCCATTACGAAGTCCTGAATGTCGTTGGCAAGGGGGCCTTCGGCATGGTCTTGCGGGCTTTTGACACCAAGCTCGAGCGGATCGTTGCGATCAAGGTCCTCGCCCCGGAAATGGCCTCGATGTCACCAGCTCGTAAGCGGTTCCTGCGCGAGGCCCGCACGTCAGCCCGGATTCGGCACGAAAACGTCGTTCGGATTCACTCGGTCGAAGAAGAGCCGATTCCGTACCTCGTCATGGAGTTCATTCCGGGCCGGACACTGCAACAGCAAATTGAAGAACGCGGGCCGCTGGATTTGCCGAGCGTGCTGCGATTGGGCAAACAGATCGCAGAGGGACTGGCGGCCGCGCATGCTCAGGATTTGATCCATCGCGATATCAAGCCAGGAAACATTCTCCTGGAAGGAGACATGGAAGAGCGGGTTAAAATTACCGATTTTGGTCTCGCCAGAACGGTGGACGACGCCAGCATGACTCAGTCGGGGATGATCGCAGGGACGCCAATGTATATGGCTCCCGAGCAGGCCAATGGCCACAATCTCGACCAGCGAGCTGACCTGTTTAGCCTCGGCAGTGTGCTGTACCAGATGGTCAGCGGTCGTCCCCCATTCCGCGCGCCGTCTACGATTGCGGTGCTCAAACGCGTGACTGAGGAGACGCCGCGTTCGATACTGGAGATCATTCCCGAAACGCCCTCCTGGATATGTGAGTTGATTGGGCACCTGCACGCCAAAAATCCCGCTGAACGCTATAGCTCGGCTCGAGAAGTGAGCGAATTACTCGAGAGGTGTGCCGACGATCTGCAGGCGGGCCGCATTCCAGAGATTCCCGATCCGTCGAAAACCGCTACAGAGACTCCCGTTGACGTCTCAGCAACCCGGCCGCGCCGCAGCAAAATTCTACGGCAAAGTCCGCTGATGAAAGTCGCCGCAGCCGTGGTAATCATCCTCGGCCTGGCAGGCTTCACTGAAGCAACAGGCGTGACAAAGTTCGCCTCGACCGTGATCCGACTGACGACTGGTTCCGGTACCTTGGTGATCGAAACTGACGATCCCGGCCTGAGAGTTGCCATCAATGGCGAGGAAGTCACCATCAGCGGTGGTGGTGTTGAGGAATTGACCCTGCGTCCTGGTGAGTACGAAGTCACTGCTCTTAAAGACGGCAAACCGGTCAACCAGGAATTAGTGGCAATTACCCGCAATGGCCGAAAAGTGGTGCGGATGAGTCTGGAACCAAACACAATCATCAGCAAATCGTTGGGGACCCGATCCGCTACTGACTGGCACGGTTGGCCAGCCGACGCTCCGAAGCCGGCACGTGTACCGTTCGATGACGAGCAGGCGAAGTCCTATCAGGAAGCATGGGCAAAGTATTACAATGTGCCGGTGGAGTTCGAGAACAATATCGGCATGAAGTTCTGCCTCATCCCCGCTGGCGAGTTTGTGATGGGGAGCAGCGAGGAGGAGATTAAAAAGTTGCTGGCAGAGGCCAGAGAGAAGAAAATGCCTGATTGGTTCATGGAGAAGATTCCCACCGAGGGACCGCAACACAAAGTTACGTTGACGACGCCTTTCAGTCTGGGGATTCATCCTGTCACCCGAGGACAGTTTCGTCAATTCGTCGAAGCCACAGGCTACAAGACGGATGCTGAAGAGGACGGCAAAGGGGGCTACGGGAGAAGAGATGGTAAATGGATTCAATCTCCCGAATTCCTCTGGAACACAAACCCTGGATTTGAAACCGGGCAGACCGACACTCATCCGGTTGTTAACGTTTCATGGAATGATGCGGTGGCTTTCTGCAAGTGGTTGAGCAGTGAAGCCAAAGGGACCTACCGACTGCCTACGGAAGCCGAGTGGGAGTTTGCGTGCCGCGCCGGGAATCCAGGGCTGTTCTGTTTTGGAGATGATCAGTCCAGGCTGGCTGACTATGCGTGGTATGGAGGCATGGGGGGGCTCGGCACAAAGCCGGTCGGACAGAAGGCGAAGAATGCCTTTGGAATTTTCGATATCCACGGAAATGTGTGGGAATGGTGTCATGATGGATTTGCCCTCTACGATGCAGCAAACATGATTGATCCGGTTGGGAATAACCGGTTTCAACTCCGTGTGGCGCGGGGCGGGGCATTCAGTACTCAGCCGTCAGCCGTTCGCTCCGCCCGGCGTTCCGATGGCACTCCCACGACTCGTTACTACGCTAACGGGTTTCGCGTACTGTTGGCTGCTGAGTCCGTCAATCAACCCCACCACGAATAA